The following are encoded in a window of Colletotrichum lupini chromosome 3, complete sequence genomic DNA:
- a CDS encoding shwachman-Bodian-Diamond syndrome protein, whose product MVRGEASQTKVHFKGQEDDFIIFVEDPELYKKWKTDKSVPLAHFISSYKIFVTHKQGAQGQYDAASKSTLENEFGTSVDDEVIKQILEKGDTQNIEFPDRQGPKNDSQGGMVAH is encoded by the exons ATGGTTCGCGGCGAGGCTTCCCAGACTAAGGTCCACTTCAAGGGCCAGGAGGACGACTTCATCATCTTCGTTGAGGACCCCGAGCTCTACAAGAAGTGGAAGACCGACAAGTCTGTTCCTCTGGCACACTTCATTTCCTCATACAAGATCTTCGTCACGCACAA GCAAGGTGCACAGGGCCAGTACGATGCCGCATCCAAGTCCACACTCGAGAACGAGTTTGGTACCAGCGTCGATGACGAAGTGATCAAGCAAATCCTTGAGAAGGGTGACACCCAGAACATTGAG TTCCCCGACCGCCAGGGTCCCAAGAACGATTCCCAGGGCGGCATGGTTGCCCACTAG